From Staphylococcus sp. IVB6214:
TTTAGTTGCTGCTGTTTTTGATGACGCTGCTATTTTTTGAACATCTGGATGTTCTTTAAATTTTTTACGTTCTAAAATGAGTGGTACTAAGAAGACAGGAAGTACAGTGATGATCATTTTGATTGTTTTATTCATATTCGTTGCCTCCATTTTGTTTAATTTGATAACTACTTTATACCCAATGTACCATAAAATAAACACATATACCCATTAAGAAGATATGAAAGAAGCGTTTAGCATTCGAGCAGAATTCGAATAATGAGCAAAATCGCTTTTTGATTTTGTGGCGTATTTATAATAAAAAACATCAGCGCCTATAAATGACGCCGATGCCAAATATTATTTCAATCATTATAAGATCACGTAGTAAACGACTGCGATTACCACAACGAGTACGATGCGGTAGATGGCAAATGGTATTAGTTTCACGTTTTGAATTAATTTCAAGAAGAGTTTGATTGAAATAAAACCAACGATAAATGCTGCTAAAAAGCCGATGATATAGAATGGAATATGTGATAAGTCAATATAATCATAATGTTTCACAATTGATAATGTACTGGCTGCCAACATGACAGGTACGGCCATAATAAATGTGAAATCAGATGCAGATTTATGATCTAATTTCATGAGTACCCCTGTCGAAATTGTAGAACCAGAACGGGAAAAGCCTGGCCACATTGCAACGGCTTGTGAAAGACCAATTACAAATGCTTGAAAGTATGAAATCTCATCAACAGAGACTGTGTTACGCACATTGCGACTATATCTATCTGCAATAATCATATAAACAGCACCTAAAAATAATCCAATAAGTACAGTTGGTAAACTGAATAAATACTTTTCGATTAAGTCATCAAACAACAAGCCAAGTACGCCTGCAGGAATCATCCCAACTAAAATATGTGTTAATTTTAAGCGTTTTGGCTTTGAGCGAAGACCTACTTCGTGTGTCGGTGCATATTTTCCGATGTGAAACATTTCGAAGTATTTATGGCGGAAGATCCATGCTGCCGCAAAAACAGAGCCAAGTTGGATGACGATTTTGAATGTAAAGGCCGACTCAGAACCTAAAAATTCGGTTGATTTTAACCACATATCGTCTACTAAAATCATATGACCTGTTGAAGAAACAGGTGCAAATTCTGTGAGTCCTTCTACAATCCCAAGTATTAGTGCTTTAATCAGTTCAAAAAAAAGCATAAAAAATTCCTCTTCATTCTATTTAATTTCTTTGCACATCATAGCATACCACAATGTGACTTGTCTGTTGAGACTAAATCATTCAGACCAAAGTATGAAATATGCGCCCATTCAAACGGTATGTTCAAATGGATGCATCATATAATATATATAAAGCTAGGTGATGCCTAATTTTTTGCTAGAGGGCGTTAGTGTTCACTTTTGTTTGCTTCACTAAAGCCACTAATCACTTTTTCGAGCAAAATATTTAATTCTTGGATTTCATCAAGTGTTAATGAAGATGCTTTTGCTACGAATGTAGCAGCATCGCAGAGTTGTGATTCCATCGCACTACTTTTATCTGTGAGATGAACGAAAACTTCTCGTTGATCTACTTCGGAACGCTCACGTTTAATTAAATCCATGTTTTCCATGCGTTTAAGCAATGGTGACACTGTACCAGTATCAAGGGCAAGGTCTGTTACGATTTTCTTTACGTTTACAGGTGATTCTTGCCATAATATTTCAAGTACTAAATATTGCGGGTATGTGATACCGTGATCTTTAAAAATCATATTCGAGTAATATCGATTTACTTGTCGTTGTGCATTGTAAAGATTAAAGCACACTTGACCTTTCAAGTTGAGATAGTTAGACATCAGCATTCTCCTCCAGATAATTTATCCGCTTTCTTTCATTTATTAGATTGTGTTCTGCCTGTATTAGTGAGTTTATATGAAACAGTAGTGCTAAGTTTGATACTATTGTAAGATGATAGTATCCGGTCATTTTAGAAGATAGCCAAACTATTTGCAAGCTAAAAATCTAAAACAACATACATATTATAACAGATTTATAAAAATTTTTAAGCGAGGGATATTTGTGGACAATAAAAATACAAATATTACGATTGTCAGTGGCTTTCTTGGTAGTGGGAAAACTACTTTCTTAAATCAGTATATGAATAAAATATTAGAAAAAACCAATCAAGTAGCGCTCATTGTGAATGAATTTGGCAATTTCGACGTCGATAGCCATATTTTAGATAAAACAGCACTATCAGTTTCAATGCTACAAGGGTGTATTTGTTGTGATTTACAAGATGATCTTGTTGCGCAGTTGCATCAACTGTCTCAGCAAGATGTCTCACACGTAGTGATAGAAGCAACCGGTATTGCCAACCCGATTGAAATGTTGTCAGCTTGCCAAGATCCAGTCATTGCACATTTATATGAACCACCTACAATCATTACGGTCGTCGATAGCGTACGTATGCTGAAATTTCAATATGCAACGGAAGCAACAGAGACACTGATGCATGATCAGATTCGAGCCAGCCAACACCTAGTATTGAGTAAGGTAGATTTACTGGACTCTGATGCGCAGCGTGCACAAGTGATAGATCAAGTGGCTCAAATTGCACCTCATAGTCAGATTGATATTGCACTTAATGGTGAGATTCAAGAAACAGTCAAAAAAGGGGAGCTCTCATCACCAGTACAACATGAATCATCAACACACCCACACGCGCATTATGAAGTGTTAAGTTATCGTTTTACACATCCTGTTTCACGTGAACAATTGATTCAATTTATTTTAAATACGCCTGATGCTATTTTGAGAATGAAAGGCTATATTCAGTTTCGAGATGTGCCAAACGAAACCTTCTTACTACAATATTCAAGCGGTTTGCCTTCTCTTGATAGTGTTGGAGAGGTTCACTTGCCGACAACCATTGTTATCATTGGTGAAAAACTAGACAAACCTGCACTGAAAAATAAGTTGGAACTGTTACAATTTGGTTAACGTCCAGCCAACACATGCAATATAGTACGACATTCGTTACAATTTAATTAAACAATCATTATTCTTGAGGTGAAACAAATGAAAAAAATTAAAATTAATCAACATGTTTCATATTCTAACTTGATACAAGGCTTTTATCGTGCAGATAAATGGCAGATGTCCGCACAAGAGATGAACCGTTTCTTGCATGAACTTGTTGATCGAGGCATTACAACGATGGATCATGCGGATATTTATGGAAAGTATACGGTTGAAAAGATGTTTGGTGAGGCATTAGCTTTATCACCTGAACTACGCGATCAAATCCAATTAGTAACAAAGTGTGGAATCGTGCAGCCGAATGATATATATCCTGATCAAACGGCGCACCGCTATGACTTGAGCGAGGCACATATTAAACGTTCGGTAGAGCGATCATTGCAACAATTGCAAGTAGACTATATCGACACACTATTGATTCATCGCCCATCTCCGCTAATGAAACCATGTCAGATTACAGATGCACTTAAATCATTAGTCGATGAAGGAAAAGTGCGTGCGTTCGGTGTTTCTAACTTCAGACGTTCACAATATGAGTTATTGAATGATTGTCTTAAAGATGATCGTTTTCATATTGCAGTCAATCAAGTAGAAGTTTCTCCGTATATGTTACAATCGTTTCATGATGGTACTTTAGATGATATGTATAAAGATAAAGTCAAAATTATGGCGTGGGGTCCGTTTGCGGGAGGTCGTTTATTTGATAAAGATGATAAGACGGCACAGCGTGTGTTACCTGTATTGCAACGTATTGCGAAAGCACATGAGACGTCAGTAGAAGCAATTGTTGTGGCATGGCTAACAAGACATCCCGCTACGATTATGCCGATATTAGGAACGCAACGTTTAGATCGTGTAGATGCAGCGATTGCAGGATTAGATGTAACACTCCATGATCAGGAATGGTTTGATATCTATACAGCAGCTCAAGGATATGATATACCATAAGAGATGGCAGATTAAGTGAATGAAATGGGGCAGTGACTATGACTGAAAAAGAATACAAACAGCGTAATCAGTTTAGACTGTATGTTGTTGCATTACCGTACGGATTGTTCGGTTTGATCGTCGCACTTATTTTTATGTTTGATCCTAAACCGATATGGCTGGTGACAGTATTCGGAGTCTTCATGGTTTATAACGTAATTGCGACGTTCACAGCGTTTTTGTTTAAGTATGGTAAAGAAACACTATATTTATTATTTTTAACCCTTTGTATGACGGGTGTTTTTGGTTTCTTCATAAATACACTATTTAAAGGTTTGAGTTAAGATATACATGCATGTAGGCGATGAGTTTATCACCTATGTGCATTTTTTATGTTTGAGCATTTAAATTTAAGGGTAAGCGCTTACAAATTTAAGTTAAATATCATAGATGACAATGTTATAATAAACTTGAATGATAAGTAAGGGGGAATCATCATATGAAACGTAAAAAAGTATCAATTATCGGCTCTGGCCATACAGGGGCAACTTTGGCGTTTATTATTGCAACACAGGGAATGGCAGATGTGCTAATTGTTGACCGTGAGAAGAATGAGCAATCAATGAAGGGGAAGGCACTAGACATTTTACAAAGTGGACCGATTCTTGGCTTTGACACAAAAGTCTCATCCACTGTTGATTATGCAGATACAAAAAATTCGGATATTGTTGTGATTACAGCCGGTGTACCACGACGTCCGGGGATGAGTCGTGATGATCTTGTTCAAACAAATGAAGAAATTATGGTAGATGTGACAGAGAAGATTGTCCGCTATTCGCCTGACTGTACGATTATTGTTTTAACGAACCCAGTTGATGCGATGACGTATACAGTATATAAAGCATCAGGCTTTCCAAGTGAACGTGTTATCGGACAATCAGGTGTCTTAGATACGGCACGATTCAGTACGTTCATTGCCGAAGCGTTAGATGTGGCAGTCAAAGATGTTACAGGTCTCGTACTTGGTGGACATGGTGATACGATGGTTCCACTTGTGCGTCACAGCCAAGTGAACGGGGTTCCTTTGACAGAGTTGATGTCACAAGAAGATATCGATGCAATTGTTGAGCGTACACGTAATGGTGGTGCAGAAATTGTAAAACTTCTCGGTGACGGCTCAGCATATTACGCACCATCGGCAGCTATTTATGAGATGATTGAAGCGATATTATTTGATAAGAAGCGCTTGATTCCAGCTATTGCTTATTGTACAGGTCAGTTCGATTTGGATGATTTGTACATTGGTGTGCCAACCATCCTAGGCGCAAATGGTGTTGAACGTATCGTCGAACTATCATTGAATGAAGATGAACGTGCACAACTTGAGCAATCTGCAGCATCTGTTGAAAAGGTAAAAGCGACATTGCGTCAAAAGTAATGATGTAAGTTAGGGATAAGGAAGAAGACCAGCAGTAAGTGTGAATTTACTGCTGGTCTTCTTCATATGCTTCATTCAAGTCATTTGTTGCAAAATGGCGATGAATGCAATGCCGTTATTCATGATATGGGTTACTATCGCAACAATGATGTTTCCGTTACTCTTTACATAAGTGATGGTGAACATTGTTCCGAGTAAAAGATATGGAATGATTTCGAGCGGAGAATGTGCAGTTTGCATATGTAATAGTGCAAAAGATACAACAGATAGAATACTCATAAAACCGACACCGAACTTTTTGCCGAGTTCGCCGATTAAAACGTGTCGAAATAACAATTCTTCTGTCATCGGGGTCAGTATCACGATACCGAGAAATACAAAGGGGAGCCAGATAGGTTGTTCGAAAAAAATCATCAAGCTGTCTTGATTGCCTGTATCTTTAAACTGCCATTTGGTGGGTAATTGTGTCATGATAGCCATAAAAATAGCATTAGACAGTAGATATCCAATATACGTGAATACAATCAATTTGATATGCTGACGTAAATCTTTGAGATGAATCACGAGTTTGGAACGAAATTGCTGACGGTGTGATACGATTAGAAACAGAATAACAAAAATTGAAGTCAGTATGATACCGATCATTAACATAATCGGTTCAGGCATATTGAGTTTTAAATGTGTAAACACAGTTAAAATCATGAAGGGCAAAGTGACCTGACCTAATATGTAAATCACAAAGGCGCACAAATCACGCCAGACTACTTTTGTTGATGTGTGAAACATGGCTCAACCTCCAGTGGTTTTACAAGGATTAATATACTATAATGACAATCTTAGAAGATGTATGTCTATAATTCATTCTTATACTTATAGTAAGCATTATATAATAGTTGAAAATAGCAAACAAACATCTTTATAACGTATTCTTGTTAGTATATAATATTTCAATGCACAATTTTGATAACGAGAGAGGTTTATATGAAGAAACAATTTATTATTTTATATATGAATATTTTCTTAGTGTTTCTTGGCATTGGTCTCGTCATTCCTGTACTCCCTGTCTATCTGAAAGATTTAGGTTTAACAGGTGCAGACCTTGGTGTAATGGTCGCGGCGTTTGCACTCGCACAGATGATTATTTCCCCGTTCGGTGGTGCGATGGCAGATAAGCTTGGTAAGAAACTAATTATTTGTATCGGGCTTATTTTATTTAGTATTTCAGAATTTTTATTTGCGGTGAGTCATACATTTTCTTTACTACTTGTTTCTCGTGTGCTTGGTGGTTTCAGTGCTGGGATGATTATGCCGGGTGTAACTGGATTAATCGCTGATTTATCACCGATGCAAGACAAGGCAAGAAACTTTGGCTATATGTCAGCAATTATTTCTGCCGGTTTTATTCTTGGACCGGGAGCGGGCGGTTTTCTGGCAGAGATTTCACACCGGATGCCATTCTATTTTGCAGGAGCGCTTGGCGTCTTGGCATTTTTCGGCACGGTTATTTTTGTTCAGTCACCGAAACATGAAACAACTCAAGGATTTGCGTCATTTGAAAAGTCTGAACTTGAAAAAATACAGGTTAAACAATTCATTACACCCGCTATTTTAACGTTAATACTTGCGTTTGGTTTGTCTGCATTTGAGACATTATTTCCACTTTACACAGCGGATAAAATAGATTTCCAACCAGCAGATATCTCAATTGCGATAACAGGTGGAGGTATTTTTGGGGCGATTTTCCAAGTGTTTTTATTCGATAAGATGGTTCGTTATTTAAATGAACTCACGCTTATTGTGTATTCACTTGTTTATTCTGCACTGATTCTAGGTTTATTAATTTTTGCCCACTCATATTGGCATGTTATGTTAATTTGTTTCATCGTATTCATCGGTTTCGACTTGATTCGACCAGCACTGACAAATTACTTTTCGAATATTGCAGGTAATCGACAAGGATTTGCAGGAGGCTTGAACTCGACGTTTACGAGTATGGGTAACTTTATCGGGCCACTTATTGCAGGGAGCTTATACGATGTCAATATTGAATATCCTTTAATTATGTCAATATTATTTATGTTAATGGGGTGTGTTGTTATTATGATTGAGAAGGTTATTAGAAAACGATATATCTCATAAGTATTAAGTATAAAGAACGAGACGAGAAGGCAATGGAATCGATTGCTTTCTGTCTCGTTTTTTGTATGGAATATGTCAGAAACCACGATAAAATGAGTTCATGGTATAATGAGTGCAAATATGAGATAAGAGGAGCGATTGAGTGATGCGCATCAAAATACTAGGGTACAATATCTTTCAAAAGGGTGGAACGTCACGAAGCAACTTAAACCTTGTGCAAGCATTAGTAGCGGAAGGTTTTGAAGTGACTTATGTGAACTATATAGCCTTTCAGCAACGTCAGTTGAAAAGCCTAAGAGCATCGGACAGTAGTGCGTTAGCAGGTGCAAAAGTCACTGCATTCCGTGGTATCCAATCATTACTTGATACTGATTTGTTAATTTTCACGAGAGAGAGCTTTTTCAATATGGCACGTGAAGTGAAGCATTGTGATGCACGTATTCGAATTCTAGGAGAAGTACATGGCCCGCTTGCTTATATATCGGATCAAACGGATCTTGCATTAGAAGCAATTGATGTGATACGTGTCAGTACGCAACAAATCGCTGAAGAATTTAAACAGCGTTATGATTATCCATATGTTTTTCCAATGTATGTGAACACATCGCATGTTTCATGGGAAGTGAAACCTTATGTAGCAAATAAAAATATATTTATGAAAGTACGCTTTGAAGATGAGATTAAAGGGGTATCATATGTATTGAAATTGGTGCATTATGCTGTTCATACACGAGGTGAAAAAGCGTTGCATTTCTATTTGGAAGGATATGGCCCTTCGCGCTCCTTATATGAAAAGCTCATTGATTATTATGAACTACATGAGCATGTTCATATCAATGAAAAAGAGCCAGCGCATTATATTTACTTGTCTGCATCACCATATGAAACACTCGGCTATTCTATTTTAGAATCAGTAGCCGCAGGTCATCAAGCATTGATCTATCCTGGAAAAGATGGGGTGTTACATAATATATATGCAGATTATCATGCGATTGACTTTATTGAAAAAGATTTATCAACAGATTTTGATGTGATGATGGCTGCTTTTAGTCAAGGATATACGTCATTGCAGCAACAAGAAGATCAGCAAAGATATGAATCACAATTTTTAATAGAACATTACGGTGAACAACTCGTTCAACAAGTGATGCAACTGGCGGAATTGCATAGGATTGATGTATCAAATGTGCCCCAACCTAAAATAACGGCGAAGCAACATTTTAGGTCAGGACAACGCCGACGATTTCTAGGAAAACTAAAGCGTACAGTATCGGTGCCGCAGAAAATACGTAATAATGTTTGGACACAGAGAACAGCAAGAGTGGCCCTATTGGTTGAAAGTCAGCTGAAAAGTTATCGCCAACAAACAGTACGACAAGATGCTATATTTATTGAGTCATTTCATGGCAAAAACTTTTCGGGGGATCCTAAGTATATTGCTTTAGCATTACAACGACAAAATCCTAACGTTAGGATTTTTGTGAGTGCACAAAATGAACTCGTAGAAATGGAAATACGTTCATACGGTATGGTGCCTATTCGTTTTGGATCTAGAGCATATATTCGAGCATTTAATCAGTGCAGATATGTGATTATTAATGGAAACTTGTGGGACAAACTATCTAAACAAAAAGACCAACAAGTGATTCAGACGTGGCATGGTTTTCCGTTGAAGCGAATGGTGAACGATCTGATGAATTCAGAAGAACGTCATCGTCAAGCTGAAAGATTTAAACCAAATATGTTGAAGTGGGATGTTTTTTTGACTGTATCACGTCAATATGAGCGTTATGTTACGTCAGCGTTTGATTTGAATGTGCATCCATCATTGCGTGTTTTCCCATACGGTGCACCACGCAATAGTTATTTGATTCGTCATCGACATGATGATAAAGAACGTGAAGCCATTCAAGAAAAGTATTTATTTAACAAAGATGATACGAAGCGTTACATTTTATTTTGTCCAACATGGCGTAAAGAAACACGGAGTAATGTATCTCAGTTAGATTTGGTGTCATTGTTAGAAAGGTTACCATCTCATTATGAAATTATCGTCAAACTACATCCGAATGAAGGACATCTATATCAGACATATCGAGCAATGCATGAACGCATTCATTGTTTTGACAATGCATTAGTGGATATTCAAGAGTTGTATTTGTTAGCAGATATTTTAATGACGGATTATTCTTCAGCTATGTTTGATTATGCACATTTACAGCGTCCAATCTTAGTTTTAGATGAAGATACAGTATCATATGGGCAAGAAGTAGGCTTCTATTTTGATGTCACACAATTAACATCTATTCATCACGTAAAACCAGATGTGCAAAAAGTGACGGACTTGATTCAACAAATAGAAACGGTAGATCATCACTCATTGATTGAACAATTTATGACTTATGATACTGCGACATCAGATGACGTAGTAGCGAACGAAATTTGGCAACTTTGATATTGAGTAAGAGGTGTGTGAAAGATGAAAGTGAAAAAAACAAATGCAATGCGCATATTAGACAGAGCTAAAATAGATTACGAAATGCGCACATTCGAAGTGGATGCGGCGCATATTGAAGGTTCGGAAGTAGCAGAACGTATCGGTGTTAACGATGCGCAAGTGTTTAAAACGCTTGTACTTACAAATGGTAAACGAGATTATTTTGTGTTTGTCATTCCAGTTTCGGGTCATCTTGATATGAAGGCAGCTGCATCAAGTGTCCATGAGAAAAAACTAAACTTAATGCCGCTTGATGATTTGAAGAAAGTAACAGGGTATATTCGTGGTGGATGTTCGCCAATTGGCATGAAAACTAAGTTTCCAACTGTTGTTGATGCATCGATTAAGCATATAGATCAAGTTTTTGTCAGTGCTGGTCAACGTGGTGTGCAAATGGGCGTTGCACCAGATGATTTAATTCAAGCAGCAGAAGCACAGATTGCGACAGTTGCAGAATAATAAAAAAAGAGAACGGGTTAGTTCGCCTTTTTGTGGTGGGATGGCATGAAATGCTGTCCTGCTTTTTTTCAAATAAAAAAGCGCTCATGCCTCTATCATTTTAAGTGACCAAACAAAAAATTGAGAGGAGACATGATGCGCCTATGTGTGATGATATATTAAAACTACCAAAAATAAAAGATGAAAATATTCAAGTTTTTAAAGTGGAAGTGTGATTAATAAATTTTTTCTTTACCTTTTATTGGGGTGAGATTCACAGTGATAATCTCGAATTGTTTTACTATATCTCATTATCTACTGAATGATCATAATCATATTCGGTTTCTAAGTATTTGCTACCAGTAATAAAATTTTTGAATGTATTGCTATTGTATAGCAATGGTTTTATATACGGGTCATATATTTCTTGAAAGTGCTTTGTGAATAAATGGGATTACATATGACTGGATTTGAATGGTCTGTGTCCTTTTTATGACTTTTATTGATTGAATATGAATGAATATGATTGTTTGTGATTGATTTTTGAAAACGAATACATTATACTGTAAGAGAATTGAGGTGGTTAGATGCTAACGGATAAGCGACATGCTTTGATTATTGATGTTTTAGGTCAACATAACTTTCTAAGTTTGCAGCAGTTGATGGATTATACGGGATCGAGCGCATCAACGATTCGTCGAGATTTGACGAAGCTCCAATCAGAAGGATTACTGACACGTGTACATGGTGGTGCAAAGTTGATAGATTCAGGAGTGGAGCCGGAATTATCAATGAAACGCACGCAGCATATCGAAGAAAAGATTGAGATTGCAAAACAAGCAGCTAGCCTGATCAATGATAATGATTGCGTGTATTTGGATGCTGGCTCAACAACGCTAGAAATGATTCCTTTTATTAGCGCAACAGATATCACAGTAGTAACGAATGGGTTAACACATGTTGAGTCCTTGTTGAAACAAGGGATTCGTATTTACATTGTCGGTGGTGAAATGAAATCGACTACGATGGCAGTTGTTGGGACACGTGCTGTAAACTTTTTAAGAAACTACTGTTTCAATAAGGTATTTCTTGGTATTAATGGGATTGATGTTGCAACGGGATTAACGACCCCGGATGAGCGAGAAGCATTAATGAAAGAAGTGGCAATACAACAAAGTCAACAAACGTATGTGCTAGCAGATGCATCGAAGTTTTATCAAACGCATTTTGCAACGGTAAAGGCAGTAGAACCACCTATTGTGATTACATCGGCATTTGGTCGTCAGCGTGGCAAAGAGATATTAAAAACAACAAATATAGAACTTCTAGGAGGATGACTATG
This genomic window contains:
- a CDS encoding undecaprenyl-diphosphate phosphatase: MLFFELIKALILGIVEGLTEFAPVSSTGHMILVDDMWLKSTEFLGSESAFTFKIVIQLGSVFAAAWIFRHKYFEMFHIGKYAPTHEVGLRSKPKRLKLTHILVGMIPAGVLGLLFDDLIEKYLFSLPTVLIGLFLGAVYMIIADRYSRNVRNTVSVDEISYFQAFVIGLSQAVAMWPGFSRSGSTISTGVLMKLDHKSASDFTFIMAVPVMLAASTLSIVKHYDYIDLSHIPFYIIGFLAAFIVGFISIKLFLKLIQNVKLIPFAIYRIVLVVVIAVVYYVIL
- a CDS encoding MarR family transcriptional regulator produces the protein MSNYLNLKGQVCFNLYNAQRQVNRYYSNMIFKDHGITYPQYLVLEILWQESPVNVKKIVTDLALDTGTVSPLLKRMENMDLIKRERSEVDQREVFVHLTDKSSAMESQLCDAATFVAKASSLTLDEIQELNILLEKVISGFSEANKSEH
- a CDS encoding GTP-binding protein; protein product: MDNKNTNITIVSGFLGSGKTTFLNQYMNKILEKTNQVALIVNEFGNFDVDSHILDKTALSVSMLQGCICCDLQDDLVAQLHQLSQQDVSHVVIEATGIANPIEMLSACQDPVIAHLYEPPTIITVVDSVRMLKFQYATEATETLMHDQIRASQHLVLSKVDLLDSDAQRAQVIDQVAQIAPHSQIDIALNGEIQETVKKGELSSPVQHESSTHPHAHYEVLSYRFTHPVSREQLIQFILNTPDAILRMKGYIQFRDVPNETFLLQYSSGLPSLDSVGEVHLPTTIVIIGEKLDKPALKNKLELLQFG
- a CDS encoding aldo/keto reductase codes for the protein MKKIKINQHVSYSNLIQGFYRADKWQMSAQEMNRFLHELVDRGITTMDHADIYGKYTVEKMFGEALALSPELRDQIQLVTKCGIVQPNDIYPDQTAHRYDLSEAHIKRSVERSLQQLQVDYIDTLLIHRPSPLMKPCQITDALKSLVDEGKVRAFGVSNFRRSQYELLNDCLKDDRFHIAVNQVEVSPYMLQSFHDGTLDDMYKDKVKIMAWGPFAGGRLFDKDDKTAQRVLPVLQRIAKAHETSVEAIVVAWLTRHPATIMPILGTQRLDRVDAAIAGLDVTLHDQEWFDIYTAAQGYDIP
- the mdh gene encoding malate dehydrogenase — its product is MKRKKVSIIGSGHTGATLAFIIATQGMADVLIVDREKNEQSMKGKALDILQSGPILGFDTKVSSTVDYADTKNSDIVVITAGVPRRPGMSRDDLVQTNEEIMVDVTEKIVRYSPDCTIIVLTNPVDAMTYTVYKASGFPSERVIGQSGVLDTARFSTFIAEALDVAVKDVTGLVLGGHGDTMVPLVRHSQVNGVPLTELMSQEDIDAIVERTRNGGAEIVKLLGDGSAYYAPSAAIYEMIEAILFDKKRLIPAIAYCTGQFDLDDLYIGVPTILGANGVERIVELSLNEDERAQLEQSAASVEKVKATLRQK
- a CDS encoding type II CAAX endopeptidase family protein, yielding MFHTSTKVVWRDLCAFVIYILGQVTLPFMILTVFTHLKLNMPEPIMLMIGIILTSIFVILFLIVSHRQQFRSKLVIHLKDLRQHIKLIVFTYIGYLLSNAIFMAIMTQLPTKWQFKDTGNQDSLMIFFEQPIWLPFVFLGIVILTPMTEELLFRHVLIGELGKKFGVGFMSILSVVSFALLHMQTAHSPLEIIPYLLLGTMFTITYVKSNGNIIVAIVTHIMNNGIAFIAILQQMT
- the norA gene encoding multidrug efflux MFS transporter NorA, with translation MKKQFIILYMNIFLVFLGIGLVIPVLPVYLKDLGLTGADLGVMVAAFALAQMIISPFGGAMADKLGKKLIICIGLILFSISEFLFAVSHTFSLLLVSRVLGGFSAGMIMPGVTGLIADLSPMQDKARNFGYMSAIISAGFILGPGAGGFLAEISHRMPFYFAGALGVLAFFGTVIFVQSPKHETTQGFASFEKSELEKIQVKQFITPAILTLILAFGLSAFETLFPLYTADKIDFQPADISIAITGGGIFGAIFQVFLFDKMVRYLNELTLIVYSLVYSALILGLLIFAHSYWHVMLICFIVFIGFDLIRPALTNYFSNIAGNRQGFAGGLNSTFTSMGNFIGPLIAGSLYDVNIEYPLIMSILFMLMGCVVIMIEKVIRKRYIS
- a CDS encoding CDP-glycerol glycerophosphotransferase family protein, producing MRIKILGYNIFQKGGTSRSNLNLVQALVAEGFEVTYVNYIAFQQRQLKSLRASDSSALAGAKVTAFRGIQSLLDTDLLIFTRESFFNMAREVKHCDARIRILGEVHGPLAYISDQTDLALEAIDVIRVSTQQIAEEFKQRYDYPYVFPMYVNTSHVSWEVKPYVANKNIFMKVRFEDEIKGVSYVLKLVHYAVHTRGEKALHFYLEGYGPSRSLYEKLIDYYELHEHVHINEKEPAHYIYLSASPYETLGYSILESVAAGHQALIYPGKDGVLHNIYADYHAIDFIEKDLSTDFDVMMAAFSQGYTSLQQQEDQQRYESQFLIEHYGEQLVQQVMQLAELHRIDVSNVPQPKITAKQHFRSGQRRRFLGKLKRTVSVPQKIRNNVWTQRTARVALLVESQLKSYRQQTVRQDAIFIESFHGKNFSGDPKYIALALQRQNPNVRIFVSAQNELVEMEIRSYGMVPIRFGSRAYIRAFNQCRYVIINGNLWDKLSKQKDQQVIQTWHGFPLKRMVNDLMNSEERHRQAERFKPNMLKWDVFLTVSRQYERYVTSAFDLNVHPSLRVFPYGAPRNSYLIRHRHDDKEREAIQEKYLFNKDDTKRYILFCPTWRKETRSNVSQLDLVSLLERLPSHYEIIVKLHPNEGHLYQTYRAMHERIHCFDNALVDIQELYLLADILMTDYSSAMFDYAHLQRPILVLDEDTVSYGQEVGFYFDVTQLTSIHHVKPDVQKVTDLIQQIETVDHHSLIEQFMTYDTATSDDVVANEIWQL
- the ybaK gene encoding Cys-tRNA(Pro) deacylase, with amino-acid sequence MKVKKTNAMRILDRAKIDYEMRTFEVDAAHIEGSEVAERIGVNDAQVFKTLVLTNGKRDYFVFVIPVSGHLDMKAAASSVHEKKLNLMPLDDLKKVTGYIRGGCSPIGMKTKFPTVVDASIKHIDQVFVSAGQRGVQMGVAPDDLIQAAEAQIATVAE
- a CDS encoding DeoR/GlpR family DNA-binding transcription regulator, whose product is MLTDKRHALIIDVLGQHNFLSLQQLMDYTGSSASTIRRDLTKLQSEGLLTRVHGGAKLIDSGVEPELSMKRTQHIEEKIEIAKQAASLINDNDCVYLDAGSTTLEMIPFISATDITVVTNGLTHVESLLKQGIRIYIVGGEMKSTTMAVVGTRAVNFLRNYCFNKVFLGINGIDVATGLTTPDEREALMKEVAIQQSQQTYVLADASKFYQTHFATVKAVEPPIVITSAFGRQRGKEILKTTNIELLGG